A single window of Montipora capricornis isolate CH-2021 chromosome 14, ASM3666992v2, whole genome shotgun sequence DNA harbors:
- the LOC138033283 gene encoding tigger transposable element-derived protein 6-like: MESSEKTGHTDEVSENSSNDKIGNVATPSNKQKQPDPKKSTTKRKRRTLTLEEKYKLISAIRDGAKHVEAAKLFDPPLSGSTISTILKEKHKIVRAYEEGSYSDKRKKMRQSDYPDLNKALSQWFRTVRSSNVPLSGPLLQEKARYFAEQLGYENFKASNGFLDRFKEREGITGQNICGEEKSVDQDIVHAWCERLPDFCRNYTPRDRYNADETGFFWKATPVQTLSYKGEKCTGGKKSKDRVTAMVACNQDGSDKLPLLVIGKYARPRCLRNTNMDLLPVKYKSQRNAWMDNTLYEPWVREIDRRMKGAKRNILLIVDNCTAHVTVNGLTNTKVIFLPPNCTSKLQPVDQGIIQNLKVRYRQTMVRRMLQCLDEGKAVESINIKDALFMMAKAWDSVSPKTIANCWKKAGFPGEVVEPSDEPFESDDEEAVVEDNDSLESLWERVGSHCPSVRNVNCQEFALLDHELVTSKQMTEAEATEEALDVARPKKEESQDENEDSENEGSIMDREKVTASEATAAVRLLRNFVVSSDTAGAREKEILQYLSIMEDTFLAINVAGRKKQSILEDFFK; this comes from the coding sequence ATGGAGAGTTCTGAAAAAACAGGCCATACCGATGAAGTAAGCGAGAATAGTTCGAACGACAAAATCGGAAATGTGGCCACGCCATCAAATaaacagaaacagccagatCCTAAGAAATCTACGACGAAAAGGAAGCGAAGAACTTTAACTTTagaagaaaaatataaactcATCTCAGCAATCAGGGACGGCGCAAAGCACGTTGAAGCAGCCAAACTCTTTGATCCACCCTTATCTGGGTCGACAATATCGACAATCCTTAAAGAAAAACATAAGATCGTAAGGGCTTATGAAGAAGGCAGCTACAGCGACAAGAGAAAGAAGATGAGGCAGTCAGATTATCCTGACCTAAATAAAGCTCTCTCGCAGTGGTTTCGAACAGTTCGTAGCAGTAACGTTCCACTTAGCGGTCCATTGTTGCAAGAGAAAGCACGCTACTTTGCAGAACAGTTGGGATATGAAAACTTTAAAGCCAGTAATGGATTCTTGGATAGATTCAAGGAAAGAGAAGGGATCACGGGACAAAACATCTGTGGCGAAGAAAAAAGCGTAGACCAAGATATCGTGCATGCGTGGTGTGAGCGTTTGCCAGACTTTTGCCGAAACTATACTCCAAGAGATCGATACAATGCAGATGAGACGGGATTTTTTTGGAAGGCAACACCAGTGCAAACCCTGAGCTACAAAGGAGAAAAGTGTACAGGAGGGAAAAAGAGCAAAGACAGGGTAACCGCCATGGTGGCTTGTAATCAAGATGGTTCAGATAAGCTACCGCTTTTAGTAATTGGCAAGTATGCGCGGCCACGTTGTTTAAGAAACACAAACATGGACTTACTACCAGTAAAGTACAAGTCCCAGAGAAATGCATGGATGGATAACACGCTTTATGAACCGTGGGTGAGGGAAATAGACCGGCGGATGAAGGGCGCTAAACGAAACATTTTGCTGATCGTAGATAATTGCACTGCTCACGTTACTGTTAATGGTTTAACTAACACTAAGGTAATATTTCTACCTCCCAACTGCACAAGCAAACTCCAGCCCGTCGATCAAGGTATTATCCAAAACCTTAAAGTCCGCTACCGTCAAACCATGGTGCGACGCATGTTGCAGTGTCTCGATGAAGGGAAAGCAGTTGAAAGCATTAACATCAAAGATGCACTGTTCATGATGGCTAAAGCTTGGGATAGTGTCTCCCCCAAGACCATCGCAAACTGCTGGAAAAAGGCGGGATTTCCTGGAGAGGTTGTTGAGCCTTCGGATGAGCCATTTGAGTCCGACGACGAAGAGGCCGTGGTTGAGGATAATGACAGCCTAGAAAGCTTATGGGAAAGGGTTGGTAGCCATTGCCCCTCTGTCAGAAATGTTAATTGTCAAGAGTTCGCCCTCTTAGACCATGAGCTTGTTACTTCCAAACAAATGACAGAGGCTGAGGCAACAGAAGAAGCGCTTGATGTAGCTCGAccgaaaaaagaagaaagccaGGACGAAAATGAAGATTCTGAGAACGAAGGTTCCATAATGGATCGTGAAAAGGTTACTGCCTCCGAGGCTACTGCCGCAGTACGGCTATTGCGCAACTTCGTTGTCAGCAGCGACACGGCAGGTGCCAGGGAAAAAGAAATTCTCCAATACCTTTCAATTATGGAGGACACATTTCTTGCCATTAATGTCGCGGGTCGAAAAAAGCAATCGATATTGGAAGATTTTTTTAAGTGA